DNA sequence from the Lysinibacillus sp. OF-1 genome:
TCAATTAACCATTATTGGGGGTGGGGTAATTGCAGTTGAAATGGCCTTTAGTTTAGCGCCACTTGGTACAAAGGTAACGTTACTGAATCATAGTGAGGACATATTACAAACGGAAGAGGCTGAAGCAAGACCGCTGATTCGAGAAAAAATGAAAAAACTTAATATCGAGCTTGTGACAGATTTCAAGTTTGAAAAGTTTGAAGGCAATAGCATCCATACATCTAAAGGTGCTTATACATATGAAAATCTCTTATTTGCAACTGGTCGTCGTCCCAATACAGAAATCGCTCAGCAATTAGGCTTAACTTTAGATGGTCGATTAATTGCAGTGGATGAACATTTACAGACAAGTCAGCCACATGTTTATGCCATAGGTGACTTAGTAGATGGTTATCAGCTAGCGCATTCTGCCAGTGCTGAAGGCATTTACGTTGTCGATTATATTGTGGGCAAACAGCCAACATCAATTGACCAAACTTCAATTCCTCGTTGCGTTTATACACATCCGGAAATTGCTACATTTGGTTTATTAGAGGAGCAGGTCACAATACCTTACACCGTAACCAAAATGCCACTACAGACAAATCCTAAGGCATTAATGGAGGGGAATACAGAAGGCTTTGTGAAGTTAATTGCAGCAGAGGAAAGTGGTCAAATTTTAGGTGCATGTGTTGTAGCCGATGGTGCCACAGAAATGCTTAATGCTATATTGGCAACAAAAAATGCAGGTGGTACAGCCCAATCACTTGCGCAGATGATCTTCCCACATCCAACGGTGTCGGAGCATATTG
Encoded proteins:
- the lpdA gene encoding dihydrolipoyl dehydrogenase; translation: MEKFDIAIIGAGPGGYVAAIHAAKHGKKVALIERDKLGGACYNVGCIPSKILLEHSKLVQEIKRGTSWGIAVPQVEIHFPRLMQRKDTIIQELLNNIEHYIVSNQITLYRGEASVAKDLTITIGNETIMATDIILATGSKPFVPPFEGLATSTYFTTDTFFDIDELPAQLTIIGGGVIAVEMAFSLAPLGTKVTLLNHSEDILQTEEAEARPLIREKMKKLNIELVTDFKFEKFEGNSIHTSKGAYTYENLLFATGRRPNTEIAQQLGLTLDGRLIAVDEHLQTSQPHVYAIGDLVDGYQLAHSASAEGIYVVDYIVGKQPTSIDQTSIPRCVYTHPEIATFGLLEEQVTIPYTVTKMPLQTNPKALMEGNTEGFVKLIAAEESGQILGACVVADGATEMLNAILATKNAGGTAQSLAQMIFPHPTVSEHIGDAAKAVFGKAIHQS